The uncultured Mailhella sp. genome segment TGTACTTGCCGATGAGCAGGAAGAGCAGGGAGCAGAGCGCGCAGGCGACGATGGCGATGATCATGTACTTGGCGTAGTCGATGTGCGTGCCGGACATGGTTTCATAGGCGCTCATGACGGTGAGGGGGGCCTGCTTGAAGGGAATGATGGCCATGCCGACCTGAGCGGCGTACACGATGCCGAAGACCATCATGGTAGGATAGCCGTCGCCCTTCTTGTATCCGCACACTTCGCACACGCCGTACAGGATGCTCCAGCCGATGACCGCGGCGGGAGAGGCGCTGGTGAGGCCGCCGAGCAGCATGATGGAGGCGAGGAAGGTGTAGGTGAACAGCCAGGGTTTGCCGGCCACGGCCTTGCGGGTGATGAACCACAGCGAGATGAACTTGGAGAGGCCGTAGTAGTTGATGGTGGCGCAGAACACGAAGATGAAGAACATCATGACGACGATGGGGTCGCCGAAGCTCTTGTTGAGCAGCATGCCGGGCTTCATGCCGCCGATGAGCATGAGCGCGAGCAGACCGGCGATGCTGGGCCAGATGATGTCGATGAAGATCCAGCCGTAGAGCACGCCGAGGAAGATGCCGATGAGGTTCATGCCCAGCGGAGTGAGCGGTTCAATGGGGGACAGCTGCCCGACGCCGAACATGATGACGAGGCAGATGATGGTATGTACGAAGTACATGACGTTCAGTTTCTTGGGAGCAGCGGGAGCAGTTCCGGTGGTAGCAGCCATGATAAGGTTCTC includes the following:
- a CDS encoding SLC13 family permease — its product is MAATTGTAPAAPKKLNVMYFVHTIICLVIMFGVGQLSPIEPLTPLGMNLIGIFLGVLYGWIFIDIIWPSIAGLLALMLIGGMKPGMLLNKSFGDPIVVMMFFIFVFCATINYYGLSKFISLWFITRKAVAGKPWLFTYTFLASIMLLGGLTSASPAAVIGWSILYGVCEVCGYKKGDGYPTMMVFGIVYAAQVGMAIIPFKQAPLTVMSAYETMSGTHIDYAKYMIIAIVACALCSLLFLLIGKYIFRPDVSKLADLDASKLDKDQSLTLSGVQKSVLGFLFALVALLLIPAFLPANLAVVKFLKSIGNTGICMFLVGIMCFIKVNGKPLLRFKAMVDDGVAWGIIFILAMVQPLSGAMANPASGITPFLMSVLEPFFGSGSPLFFALCMGLLATILTQFINNGAVGVALMPIIFSYCTNLGVGPELPVIMVVMGVHLAFLTPAASSSAALLHGNEWASTKSIWKSSPIVILLSWILMSAVITIMGSMLF